Sequence from the Erythrolamprus reginae isolate rEryReg1 chromosome 2, rEryReg1.hap1, whole genome shotgun sequence genome:
TATCTGCtcaatctttttcttcctcttagaTCGCCTGGACCACATGGATGCCTGGTGGGAGGCTGTCTCCGGGGCTTGCGGCCGATCCAGGCCCTCGGCGACATTGGGAGCCCCTCCGGGCACCGAGGGAGTACAAGACCCGGCTCCAGAGGGAGCGCCCCGGCACTACTGGATCCCAGGTCGGGGCCGGGACCCcctttggatggcaggggtgagtcgaTTGCCATGCACCCACACCGTTTTCACAGGGGTTCACCCACTGTACACCCCCCGGCAGGGCCGACCGATTTGGGCCCCATTTTGGGGGCCGGCACTTCGACAGTGTGCTCCCAGGTTGGGGTGCTGCTGGCAGGCCCGAGCAGACCAGGCCAAGAAGGTTAAGGTGCCAAGGTGTTTCAGGTCTCGGCTTTACGCCTTCCTCACCTATGCCACCCTAATAATACAAACAGAACCGGGCAGGGCCCCGGCATTATTTAAATAtatcgacctcattgccatggcgtattttgaggtcaaaggggatgcctggcagaggtATGACGAGGCTTTCTGTATTAGGGTGGCTCACGATCTGACCCTGTCCTGGGACCGGGAGGTGCCCAACCTCTGGTTCCAGGCAACGTGGATGAGTCGGACAGGGCAACGGACTGATTGCAGTCATCtgacggaggaggaggagctggccgCATCCTGCACAGTCgtggggcagggtgttcgagACACCCAAATCTGTTTTGAGTCTGGTGCAAAGGGCTCATGCGGACGCTCCTCCCGTAAATTCTGGCATGTTTGTGCCAAGTGGGGGGGCTCCCACGCCACACACACACGTTCGCGCCACAACAGGGATGGGAATAACAGGGATAGGAACGAACAGGCCATTATGGCAACCAAAGGGCCCCATCCCGGTAAAGCTTAAAGTTTAGCCAAACTCTTGCGGGGATATTGCCCGCCCGAGCAGGTAGCCGCGATCCTTAGGGGTTTTAGGGAAGGTTTTCGGATTCCTTACCAGGGTCCGGGTAGAGTTTTTCCTTCTTGAGACCTTCGATCAGTGGGGGGAACTGAGGAACTAGCTAGGGCTAACATTCAGAGGAGGTTGTTGAAGGAAGGGCGGtagcccccccccactttccttCCCCCACAGTGCCTAATGCCAAGCTTTAAATGGCAGCATTTGTGGGGCCGTGCTTTTACCTGGGGGTGCCCCTAACGCCAGATGAAACGGAAGGACCATCCTCCAGGACTTCTTTACGGGGTTTCTTTATGAcggcaagatttgcttttccaagcagacttgcacttGCACTCTGACGCctcgggttcccttggcttcggggtgatgctaggagatAGGTGGTACCACTATCACGGCCAGCCGTCTGGGTGGCGGCTGGCATATGTAGGGATTTTACATTTTTGGAATGTTTTCCCCCTAGTGGTAGGATTAGTTAGCGGGCCTGGCGTTCATCGCCAAGGCGCACGGGTTCTCGGACCTTGTAGCGACTTTCGAATGGGAAAGGTGATAGAGGGATGGTCACGGGGACAGCCGCCCTAGCGGCTTTGTCCATAGCGCAGCTGTCGGCCTTCAGCCACACGTGGGCAGGCAGGGTACTTCACTTACGAAGCCTGCCTTTCCCAAGCAACAGCTACAAGCTTTCCCTTGGGGCATTCGAATATGTGAGGTTGTTGCCACCTCCTTTAGGGTAGCTAGCGTGCGCGCGCTCCAGTGGAGCGATGCACATTTTCAAGGAACAGGCATCGGCTGCGGGAGGTCTGCGGCCTTTGCTCTCATGTGAGGCCCCCCCCAATAGGGTCCCCGTTATCGGATGTTTTAATtgtctgttttgtctttcagccACTTGTGGTTCCCAGCCCGAGGGTGGCTCTTTGGGCCACAGTTTTGTTTCTGGGCCAGGTGTTTTGCTGCGAGGTCTCCATTGGATCGCAGCTTTTCCTGGGCTGGAAGATGGATGTCGCCTGGGGCCGCAGGGCACTGTGCTGGGAGGGGCTCCTCCCCCTGGTTTTGGCTGGTGCTGGTCCGAGAGAGCCCCTGAGTTGTTGGTGTCCACCTTGGGGGCAATGACCTCGGGTTTCTGTTGGCTTGGCGGTGAGCTCCAAGCCCGCAATGACCTTTGGGCCATCACCGCTGTGTGTCCAGACACATGTAGGTGTGGTCTGGGATTCCCCAGATTTGTCTGGCGGAATGCTGTATCCCCTAAAACcgttaacaaggccaggttaagggtcaaccaggccattgggaaggttgttaggGAGTTGGGGGGGTGATAGTGGAGCATCCCTGGATAAAATTTAGAAAgccctggctctaccgggccgtcggcgttcacctctcagatgaggggaacgccatttccctgtcggacctgcagaggtgcttCCAGGAAAGTTTTAGGAGGCTGGGTcggggtcggggggccaagattgataTCCGACccccctccatggcaggttatgggcggaaatgggcatttagaagcgacagcgcatgctcctttgggcatccttcaaaaggtgatggaccgcctctctccaggaactagaggttggagcaacgtcggggattggagagaggatgtccatgggaatcaccggatccaatttcccatggggattggagggtgaactcctcccacacacgaaggggcgtggcttggatccaggtgaaggtggttaccttcacctggttcagcaggagtttttgcccaatgttgccaaggaattttctggtaggaatttccgccccgttagttttggcctctgcaggtccttagttcgttctgaatttaaatatttaaattgacgtatttaaatttatttaaacttatgttaattcaataaatgacccatatttaatctACAACATGTCTCAGCATCGTTACTCAGCGTCCGGGGGTAAATGCACAGCCAATGGATTAAAACCGCCGGCTGAAATTACCTCCGGGGCTGGGAGACGCTGGCAGCAGCTCTTTCgagctccggacttccgggttcctctggaacccggaagttcggattttggcagcgcgccagggtagcgcgctgcctgctggatgGGGGAGGTCATGAATTGCCCTATTTAGGGGCGATTCAGGCAGGACCTCCCCCGGGTTCCtcaggaacccggaagttcggatttggcagcgcgccagggtagcgcgctgcctgctggacgGGGGAGGTCCTGagtcaccctatttaagggcgattcaggcaggacctcccccttgccctcggCTTCATggaaagcgaacacccgcccaccctccgctatcaacagtgtgtcctgaggatgtcgcctcggggccgaataggaattttttgcggcctcccctttagaggcggccgttttttcgcctattccacactgacgccgtggattggattggttagggggtgcggcgcacttagatatcagtataggcctccctttggtcattggggttgggcaggttaggggcggaaatgggcatttagaagcgacagcgcatgctcctttgggcatccttcaaagggtgatggaccgcctctctccagggactagaggttggagcaacgtcgaagattggagagaggatgtccatgggaatcaccggatccaatttcccatggggattggagggtgaactcctcccacacgcgaaggggcgtggcttggatccagctggttcagcaggagtttttgcccaatgttgccaaggaattttctggtaggaatttccgccccgttagttttggcctctgcaggtccttagttcgttctgaatttaaatatttaaattgatgtatttaaatttatttaaatttatgttaattcaatgaatgacccatatttaatccacaacatgtctcagcgtcgttactcagcGTCCGGGGGtaatactatttcctctattttatcttaggatggatatatgtttatcccaggcatgtttaaattcagttacagtggatttatcTAATGTGGATAAATACCTTTTACCTTggattgcttctcttcttctggCCATTCTTCTATAATGTGGATCAATGCAAGAGTCATCTCCTGATAAATCTCCCTCATTATAAGACAGAGACCAACATCCTATTGTaacatcagccccctctggcaCTCCCAAATCACTGTCCGCTTCCATTTCTTCTGACATGGCTTCCTAACCCAGATATTCTGAGTGACCTGGCCCTCAAGCATGGCCTGAGGaggacaaggatcactcacatCAGCCTGGGTGGTATTTTCTttttagatattaaaaacaatattagaaacatagaagattgatggcagagaaagacctcatggtccatctagtctgcccttatactttttcctgtattttatcttggggtggatatatgtttatcccaggcatgtttaaattcagttactgttgatttaccaaccacttctgatggaagtttgttctaaggatctactcttctgatctttcccccaactaacccccttgttcttgtgttcattttcctattaaaaacacttccctcttgaaccttatttatttatagtcctccagaccagtgtttcccaaccggtgtgccgcggcacactggtgtgccgcgagacatggtcaggtgtgccgcgaagaaagcagctcagcttctggtctcgaaactttttgcgaagagcaaaaagttgtgagaacggaagctgagcttccttcttagcgccttccaagttttctggcaaCTGCAgtgccccgcctggctggagcttccctggcggctgcagcaggtgagctttggagcctggtgggagggtagcggcagtggaagggcggcgcgcagcgggagggtgatggtggAGGCAGCCGCAGCAGGTAGtagcccccctctctccctctctctttctctcagcagccgcaGTGGGTAGTAGCcctggggcagcggcagagtggtcagctgtgaggcggagctccggaacagccatcggtgcctccgttccggagctccgcctcacagctgaagaccttgccgccgccccacggctactacccgctgcggctgctgagagaaagagagagggaaagagggggtagagaaagagatagcaagagagggagagagagaaagagagagggagagagggggagagaaagagatagcgggagagggagaaagagagagggagagaggggggagagaaagagatagcaagagagggagagagagaaagagagaggggggagagaaagagacagcaagagagacagagaaagagagagagaaagagacagcaagaggcagagagagagacatagcaagagaggcagagagagagagagaaagagagacatagcaagagaggcagagagagaaagagaaagaaagagagacaaagcaagagagacaaagagagagagagacatagcaagagagaaagagaaagagagagagaaagagagacatagcaagagaggcagagagagagaaagagagacatagcaagagagacagagagagatagcaagagagatagcaagagagagagagagacagagaaagagagacagagagagagagagaaagagatagcaagagagacagagaaagagagagaaagagagagaatgaaagagagatagcaagagaggcagagagagcaagggagagagaaagacatagagggagggaaggagggagagagaaagagagcaaaaaagagaggaagaaaaaaagaaagagggatggagagaaagaagggaaggaagggagagagagaaagagggagggagaaatagagcaaaatggaggaagagatttttttttgtccaaacttttctaaGGATAGTTTGAAATTGACAGCATATGTGGATGCCAATTTCACCTCTGATAATGTGACCAGGAAGTCTATGACTAGTTTAGCTATTCTATTTGGTGGAGCCTTGGTAGGATAGACGTCAATGAGACAGCAACACATTAGTCTGTCTACGATGGAGGCCGAATTTGCTAGTCTGTCACAGTTATGTACAGATTTTGTGGTATATCAGCAGTTGCTGCTAGACTTAGGTATAGAGTGCCATAAACCTATTAGGGTATATGAGGACAGTCAACTTTAAGTATAGCAAAAGGTAGAGCTGTCAAGACAAGATAAAAATACACAGACTTAAAGTATCTGAACATAAGAGAGTGTGTTAAAAATGGAATGATCCAGCTTGAGTACTATAATGTAGCTGACAATTTCACCAAGGCACAAGGAGCTAAACCACATGTTGAGAATTGTACTAGGTACAACCTGAAACAGTAAATGTGGAACtgtattaaatgtagactatattGTCAACCCCAAGAGGGGAGATTGTTGGTACATGGTATTCACCTGTTTTGCAGTTGCCATGTAGTAAACTACCAATGAAAGTTTATAACTGTAAAGatgtaatatgtctttaagagcTTTGACTGGTTAAGTATAGCTTGGTTTCAGAAATTTTATTAATGTCATTGATGATGGTTATGATTTAACATGAATTCAAATTGTGACAATCGAAGGATATGATTCATTGAAATAGTTTGAGTAGTTTTAGAAACTTtactattaaattattataattcaAAATCCACATGGAATGAAGAAAGATAAGCTACAACACATAAAACATTACTTCAAAGTATGTGATTTTATACTGCAtgtaaagtgtataaaatagacaCCAACATAAAGAACCTTAATGTTGTTTTGGCATTAGATGTTCTTTGGTGTTCATGGTGGGTCTCAGGataataatgtagcacttggggataaaGATGCAGCCCAGTAAACCAAGGCAGGAGGCCAGGATAGAGAAGATCTGCacggccaccatgtatttccccttGGTGCTCAGATATGTGGGAACAAAGGAGATCCAAACACTACAAAAaaccaacatgctgaaggtgatcagtttggTTTCATTAAAGGCCCCTGGCAGATTTCGAGCCAGAAATGCTACCAAGAAACAGATGGCAGCCAAAAAAACCATGTAGCCAAGAGCAGAGTAGAAAatggtgacagagccttcattACATTGGAGCAGGATATGTTCTGATTGGGAATGAAAATCAGAATCTGGGAATGGGGGAAAGATTCCAAGCCATATCATGCAGATGCCTACTTGAATACCAGAGCAAGATAAAACAATAGAGTTGGCCAGACTCTTCCCCAGCCATTTCCTCATGCTGCTGCCTGGTTTTGTAGCCAGAAAGGccaccaccaccattacagtcttaGCCAGCAcagaagaaacagcaactgagaaaaCAATACTGAAAATGGTTTGTCGAAGGAGACAGGTCATTTTCACAGGGCGACCGATGAATAGAAGGGAGGTCAAGAATGAAAGCAGGAGtgaaaccaggaggatgtaggtgagttcacagttgttggctttgactatgGGAGTTTCTCTGTATTTAATGAAGATTCCCAGAATAAAGGCTGTGGTTAGGGATAAAGCAATGGCAAAGAAAGCTAGGATGAATCCCAACAATTCTTCATAGGATAAGAAGTTTATACTTTTGGGGATGCAGCGATCTCGCTTTTTATTCGAATATTGATGATTGGGACACTTTTCACAATGGACTGCATCTGAAAAAAATGGTTAGCATGTATATGTTTCTGCAGCTGTAGGAGCATAAAAAACCACATCAGAAATCAATGTCTTCATTTCAGGGAATAATCTAATATTTCTGCCCTGGGATATCAATATGACACAGCATTAATTAAAACAATCAACACACTTTTAAAAGACTGAAGATGAATGCGATTATCAGCTTTCTAAACTTGTCCCCTTTCCCAAAACCAAGCAAGAAACTGACAACTCAATAGAAATCAGCaatctttcattatttattttaacactcaCATCATCATACAAAATTTGATGATAGTGCCCAAACTTTGAAAGGTTTGTGGATGCCTTCAAGAAATGTCATGTTTTTCTTGCTTCTTGATCAAATACCATCAAAAATTAACGGAGAATAATATTTTTATCCTGATATTTTGTTGTTTTTGGAGCCCCCTACTCTACCTTCCTGTTCAGAGAATGTTCCTTCCACACACAGAgaacagtcatagcagcaaactgggGCTCCCTCTCTCACAAGCTTGGCATAACCTGGGGAGCAACTTTCTGTACATCTTGAATAAGGCAACATCTAAACATAAACAGAAATATTAGTCAGGGCAATATATGAATTAAAAGCATTTACTGaaatcaacatagaaacatagaaacatctattctgcccttatactacattATAACACATTGAGCAAAATGAGTCAAGGCATAGTGGCATGAACTTTAATTACTctgcttctctttctctatctctatcaatctCCATTGTAGATCCCAAAACAGATTCAttgccttattcttttttccaaaGGAAAGTAGTTCCATTGCAAAAGGTGTTTCTCCTTAgggcatatagaaacatagaaacatagaaacatagaagtctgacggcagaaaaagacctcatggtccatctagtctgcccttatagtattttctgtattttatcttaggatggatatatgtttatcccaggcatgtttaaattcagttactgtggatttaccaaccacgtctgctggaagtttgttccaaggatctactactctttcagtaaaataatattttctcatgttgcttttgatctttcccccaactaacttcagattgtgtccccttgttcttgtgttcactttcctattcaaaacattcccctcctggaccttatttaaccctttaacatatttaaatgtttcgatcatgtccccccttttccttctatcatccagactatacagattgagttcattaagtctttcctgatacggtttatgcttaagaccttccaccattcttgtagcacgtctttggacccgttcagttttgtcaagatctttttgtaggtaaggtctccagaactgaacacatataTGAGAATGCTACATGGTGCGTTCCAAAAgttatgcaattattatttttaagtagtttattgaacagatttgcaaaaACAAAATTCTTAAAATTCCCTGTataacttattttttttctccatctttgctttttgaaaaaaaccTCCAGCATCTTGCTTTCTTTAGagtccctgtctttctctcctaTAACTGATTATTGTATTATCATATGCAAATTACTTTTTTAGAAGCCCTCATTTCACTTCCCACATCCTTAGTGATATCTTTTCCTTAAAAAGTGGGCTAAACCAGTTTAATAATGTAGATTGCAAATCCCGCAATACAAGGCAGCAGGTCTCAGTGTGTGATATATTATTGTAAAATATCTAAGGTAAAATAATATCTAATCGATTAATGATGCCTTAAGTTCTCATATTTGGAAATTATCTCAATTTGCCTCCATAAGAATTATTTCTTACTGTGCGTCAGGAGAGAGGCGGctcataaatttgaaaaataaaataaataaataaatttctgaagaGCAAAATTCCACATATGGAGACAAATAGAAGAGCAAATTCAAAGCAGTCTCAACTACTTTGCTAAATATAGTTGGCCAGTGGATGGCACTTTGATTGACAGAAATCTTGACTTCTGAGGAGACTTGTCTTTCCACACTCCCAATTTTCACCCCTGCATATGATTTGTTCCAAACTGATGTCCATTGCATGATATCAAAGTCAgcaactggaagtccatttttatcAAAATAAATCCCATCTCTGGAAATATTGTAATGATGGAAGGTCTTCAGGAACCTATGAAGCTGcataaaaaacatagaaaaaacattaaaatttgaGCCATTAATAGATTGATTCAGCATTTCATGGGAAGCTTCTTTCAGTCTTTCTCCTGGAATTTATAGCTCTTTTCCATATCTTTATCTCACATTCTTGAAGACATGGAATAGATAACACCAGCACCATTAGGAAGGGGAGAATCAATGCAACCTCAAAGAATAAGGCTTACTTGCCAGGGCTGTACAACCAGCTGTGCTTGGTCTCCAACTTGAATTTTCCTCTTACTCCGTTGGGAAGAAGAGGCAGCACTGAGGCCCAAGGccacaatttgaattatttggaaaatactggaggaatcctgagagagGATTCTTGCAATCACATCATGGGGAGGAAATTCCCAATTCTCTTTTCCcctgcattttttccaaattttcttAGATAGCACAGGTCTTGAATAAGAACATTGGAATGCTTCCTTTCCATACAATAGGATCATAGATGCATAAGAATTAAAGTCATAACACTGAGTCCTTCTCTTTGTCTGaataaggaaggaaaataaagcaTATTTATTTTGGAGATCAACCCAGTGGTTAAAAATGCCTACACTTAAAGCTGTCAAAGTTGTTGCAATCCACACCCTTCCCACAATGAATTTATTAGTCATACTAATTTGTTGTAATATTACTGCTAACATTCCTGAGGCTTGAGGATCTAGTTGGCATACTACAATTTTTATTTGACTCTTGATAAGAGAAAGGaacatttcccttttttcttgCATGAGAGTTTTTTCAGCACTTGACTGCATATTTGCTTCTGGAACGGTTCCTGAGAGGACAATGCAAATTCCATTTTTTAGGGCGAGAACTTCCAAGCGTCTTTcaaatttttctcctttttcattgTCCTGAAAAAGGAGGCCAATCCACATCCATTGAAAATGCAGGAGCAGCTTGACAATTGCTGGGTAAGGTGGTTCTTGGTTTGGAGTCATCCGATATGAAAAAGGGAAATGATGATTTTGCTCAGCTATCTGGTTGATGACACTATAGTTGATCTAAGATAAAAGAGAAGGTATTGGTGGTTTGTGCCAGTTTTGAAGCTAAAAGGCATGTGGTAAATCTGAGGGCATTTCCCCCCTGTGAGAGAAGTTTCATATGATAACTGCATGAATTTTGTTAGTTCCTTTGATGTTCTGTCCTGTTCTCTTATATGCCCCCTTTAAAATCAGGGAGCTCTGAATTATCTGTGGGTGATGTTCATGGGTGGTCCTCATAGAGTACACCCTTCTTTCACATTATGACAGAAGGGAGCCCGTTTTCACAGGCAGAACATTCCGGCCACCACAAGGGCCCCTGACACAAATGATAGCATGCTGACCATACCCACATTGGCCACTCCTCCCCTGAGATCAACCTTaatctcaatgaaatcaagtgacACCCAtgacctagtccagtgatggcgaacctatgacacgcgtgtcagcactgacacgcctagccattttcagtgacacgcggccgccagaGAAACTTTCAGAGAGAATGTGCCAGTGCACACGCGTGGGCCTTCTTCACCGTCTGTGCCCGCCCGCCAAACGCATGCAAcacgagcaaaaaaaaaaagcctcctcacTCTCACCACCCCCTCCCGTTTCACCTTTGTTGCCGCTTGGAGAAGCCCACGCCtccttcgcctcccccccacccagcccgggaaggaaaaaaaaaaaaagccggcaGGACGCAAGCGCAGATTCTTAAAGGGTCCGCGCTGTTGACTTCTGAGCACCCAAAAAAAAAGGGACGTGGATGTGCGAAGAGCGAGAATAGGAAAGTGCAGCGTGGACTCGCTCGCAGGGGTAgcaccccctcctctcccccctcccttctccgcgccccctcctctcccccctcccttctccgcgccccctcctctcccccctcccttctcccccggTAGTCTCC
This genomic interval carries:
- the LOC139159352 gene encoding vomeronasal type-2 receptor 26-like, whose product is MKRGTGISICLPLAPCPSHPAAYLLPTPAARRRASKPAHAKKKPLALGGRRCSRGPQTPGPAPPEAESSSEPPSPAAGGGRLLQVGALGLKPQPWSSHLQEPPHGIPINYSVINQIAEQNHHFPFSYRMTPNQEPPYPAIVKLLLHFQWMWIGLLFQDNEKGEKFERRLEVLALKNGICIVLSGTVPEANMQSSAEKTLMQEKREMFLSLIKSQIKIVVCQLDPQASGMLAVILQQISMTNKFIVGRVWIATTLTALSVGIFNHWVDLQNKYALFSFLIQTKRRTQCYDFNSYASMILLYGKEAFQCSYSRPVLSKKIWKKCRGKENWEFPPHDVIARILSQDSSSIFQIIQIVALGLSAASSSQRSKRKIQVGDQAQLVVQPWQLHRFLKTFHHYNISRDGIYFDKNGLPVADFDIMQWTSVWNKSYAGVKIGSVERQVSSEVKISVNQSAIHWPTIFSKMLPYSRCTESCSPGYAKLVREGAPVCCYDCSLCVEGTFSEQEDAVHCEKCPNHQYSNKKRDRCIPKSINFLSYEELLGFILAFFAIALSLTTAFILGIFIKYRETPIVKANNCELTYILLVSLLLSFLTSLLFIGRPVKMTCLLRQTIFSIVFSVAVSSVLAKTVMVVVAFLATKPGSSMRKWLGKSLANSIVLSCSGIQVGICMIWLGIFPPFPDSDFHSQSEHILLQCNEGSVTIFYSALGYMVFLAAICFLVAFLARNLPGAFNETKLITFSMLVFCSVWISFVPTYLSTKGKYMVAVQIFSILASCLGLLGCIFIPKCYIIILRPTMNTKEHLMPKQH